Proteins from a genomic interval of Benincasa hispida cultivar B227 chromosome 7, ASM972705v1, whole genome shotgun sequence:
- the LOC120081608 gene encoding cytokinin dehydrogenase 6-like, producing the protein MLPLLSSLTSETCTQRKIRYPPVSFLRQNNMLSIRSFILFFLSFIAVRMNLCFTGIPSSLKMLSINGHFEFDKVQFAARDFGNRYQFYPAAILHPSSVSDIAMTIKHIWKMGPRSQLTVAARGHGHSLHGQAQAHQGVVINMESLQGPQMQVHSRNFTYIDVSGGELWINILHESLKYGLTPKSWTDYLHLTVGGTLSNAGISGQAFRHGPQISNVHQLEVVTGKGDVVNCSKEQNSDLFYSVLGGLGQFGIITRAKILLEPAPTMVKWIRVLYLDFTTFSREQELLISAKNTFDYIEGFVIINRTGLLNNWRSSFNPQDPVQASQFNSDGKILYCLELAKYFHHTEDNIIDQEVTRLLSQLSYIPSTLFISEVTYVDFLDRVQVSAVKLQSKGLWEVPHPWLNLLIPKSKIKKFAEGVFGNILKETSNGPVLIYPVNKSKWDNRTSVVIPEEEIFYLVAFLTSAVPSSRGNDSLEYILTQNTRILEFCKTANLGVKQYLPHYTTRNEWQAHFGPMWETYVQRKTAYDPLAILAPGQRIFQKAKSLS; encoded by the exons atGTTACCGCTCCTTTCATCTTTAACTTCAGAGACTTGTACCCAAAGAAAAATACGATATCCACCAGTTAGCTTCCTCAGACAAAACAACATGCTTTCCATTCGAAGCTTCATTCTTTTCTTCCTGAGTTTTATTGCTGTTAGGATGAATCTATGCTTCACCGGCATCCCTTCTTCACTGAAGATGCTTTCCATCAACGGGCATTTTGAATTTGATAAAGTGCAATTTGCCGCAAGAGATTTTGGTAATAGATATCAATTCTACCCTGCAGCAATACTGCATCCATCATCAGTTTCTGATATCGCCATGACTATAAAGCATATTTGGAAGATGGGACCTCGTTCACAGCTCACAGTTGCAGCTAGAGGCCATGGTCACTCGCTTCATGGCCAAGCACAGGCCCACCAAGGAGTTGTGATTAACATGGAATCACTTCAGGGCCCTCAAATGCAGGTTCATTCCAGAAACTTCACATACATCGATGTTTCAGGAGGAGAATTATGGATAAATATCCTGCACGAGAGCTTGAAATATGGATTAACACCAAAATCATGGACAGATTACCTACATCTAACGGTTGGAGGTACTTTATCCAATGCAGGGATCAGTGGACAGGCATTTCGGCATGGCCCTCAGATCAGCAACGTTCATCAGCTGGAGGTTGTAACAG GAAAAGGAGATGTGGTAAACTGTTCAAAGGAACAGAACAGTGACCTCTTTTATAGTGTTCTTGGAGGATTAGGCCAGTTTGGAATTATAACACGAGCAAAAATTCTACTTGAACCAGCGCCAACAATG GTAAAATGGATAAGAGTGTTGTACTTAGACTTCACTACTTTTTCCAGAGAGCAGGAGCTCTTGATATCTGCAAAAAATACATTCGACTACATTGAAGGATTTGTTATCATAAACAGAACTGGTCTTTTGAATAATTGGAGATCATCGTTCAATCCGCAAGACCCAGTTCAAGCTAGCCAGTTCAATTCTGATGGCAAAATTCTTTACTGCCTAGAATTGGCAAAGTACTTTCACCACACCGAGGACAACATTATTGATCAG GAAGTCACGCGCTTGTTGTCTCAGTTAAGTTATATCCCATCAACACTTTTCATATCAGAAGTTACATATGTGGATTTCCTCGACAGAGTTCAAGTATCAGCCGTCAAATTACAATCAAAAGGCTTGTGGGAAGTCCCACACCCGTGGCTGAATCTCCTTATTCCAAaaagcaaaattaaaaaatttgcaGAAGGGGTTTTCGGCAATATCCTGAAGGAAACAAGCAACGGTCCTGTCCTAATCTATCCTGTAAACAAATCGAA GTGGGACAATAGAACTTCTGTAGTTATTCCAGAGGAGGAAATTTTCTACCTGGTCGCATTTCTAACCTCTGCAGTTCCCTCTTCTAGAGGAAACGACAGCTTAGAATACATCTTAACTCAGAACACGAGAATTCTGGAATTCTGTAAAACAGCCAATCTAGGAGTGAAACAATATTTGCCACATTACACTACAAGGAACGAATGGCAGGCCCATTTTGGCCCAATGTGGGAAACATATGTACAGAGAAAAACAGCTTATGACCCTTTGGCAATACTTGCTCCAGGTCAAAGAATATTCCAAAAGGCAAAATCCTTGTCATGA